Below is a window of Cytophaga hutchinsonii ATCC 33406 DNA.
TACAAATCAAACCGATCCCATCTGTCATATGCCTGTAAAGGGGCATTTAGCTGATACGGCACTTATCGGCGGACAGATCTGGGGATTTTGCAGCAGCGCGTGCAAAGAAAAATATGTACAGCTAAAATAATACCTGTATGGATAAGGCGCAGCCATTCGCCTGTGCCTTATCCATACAGTCAACCGGATTCTTCTCACCGTGGTCTGTGGCACACAGAACATTCACTACAGATTGAGTTAATAATGAATATATATAAATGTACAAACTAATTCATATGTAAAACCAAACCGAAGCTCACGCATGCGTATAGGAGAAGTTTATTTCTGGACAAGTATAATCTGCTAAAAGACCAGAACAATAAATAATTAACTATATAGGGCTTTGGGTGTTCTGTGTGTCACAGAACACGGTGAAGGTGTTCTGTGTGTCACAGACCACGGTGAAGGGCAACCGGATTCTATCAGGCACAGACAAATGTTTGCCCCAGCGGCGTTTATTTAATTACTGCCGGTAAATCGGTATTGCACCATTCGATTTCATTTCCTATTTTTCAATATTCATTATACACCATACGCTATAAAACAATGAGTCAGCAACCATTAATCGAACGTGTTCTTTCTGCGGAAGAACAGAAACAGTTAACACCCGATGAAGTAATCGCGAGTTTAAAAGAAGGGAATAAGCGTTTTTGTTCCGGCAGCTTAACCATGCGCGATCACTCCAAACAGATCAGAGATGCAGTAAGCGGTCAGTTCCCGAAAGCTATTGTATTATCATGCGTAGATTCACGTGTACCGATCGAAGATGTATTTGATAAAGGAATCGGCGATATGTTTGTTGCCCGTGTAGCCGGCAATATCGTGAATGAAGATATTCTTGGTTCTATGGAGTTCAGCTGTAAAGTATCCGGTGCAAAATTAGTGCTTGTGCTTGGTCATGAATATTGCGGCGCGATTAAAGGTGCTATTGATAATGTGCAGCTGGGCAATCTTACAGCACTGCTTCAGAAAATACGGCCGGCTGTTGACAGATGCTGCGATTTTCAAGGTGACCAAACATCTAAAAATTCACAGTTTGTTGATCTGGTTGTTCGTGAAAATGTAAAAGTAACGGTTGCAAATATTCGTCAGCAAAGCCCTGTTTTACGGGAGATGGAAGATGCCGGTGAAATAAAAATCGTTGGCGCCTATTACGATATGGATAATGGTGAAGTGTCGTTTTACGAATAACATGAAAAAATACAAATAACAAAAAACAAATTCCAATGACGTGCGATTACTGCTATTACAAGAGCTGC
It encodes the following:
- a CDS encoding carbonic anhydrase family protein codes for the protein MSQQPLIERVLSAEEQKQLTPDEVIASLKEGNKRFCSGSLTMRDHSKQIRDAVSGQFPKAIVLSCVDSRVPIEDVFDKGIGDMFVARVAGNIVNEDILGSMEFSCKVSGAKLVLVLGHEYCGAIKGAIDNVQLGNLTALLQKIRPAVDRCCDFQGDQTSKNSQFVDLVVRENVKVTVANIRQQSPVLREMEDAGEIKIVGAYYDMDNGEVSFYE